The Naumovozyma dairenensis CBS 421 chromosome 1, complete genome genome includes a region encoding these proteins:
- the NDAI0A08900 gene encoding glycosyltransferase family 15 protein produces MGKVTFRSLNGKAAKRIAAVALVTTLFVIILNISSTFNKQSSSQSYELKENSLIYTKLKQEPYHGEKPKATFVTLARNKDLSSLLDSIKSMEDRFNHKFQYDWVFLNDDEFTEEFINATSIIVSGTAKYGRIPKEHWSFPEWIDQDKAAAVRKKMKEDKIIYGDSISYRHMCRFESGFFYRHPLLKEYDWYWRVEPQVKFFCDIDYDVFKFMQDNNKKYGFSISMKEYMQTIPTLWDTTKKFLAKNPEFIHPNNMLDFISDDNGESFNRCHFWSNFEIASLDLWRSEAYSKYFKALDEAGGFFYERWGDAPIHSMAAALFLDRDEIHHFGEMGYYHPPYTACPIELDTRVKNKCYCKPEKDFTWQDYSCTLKFYNVNRLKKPQGWAQFSEDEE; encoded by the coding sequence ATGGGTAAAGTCACATTTCGATCCTTGAATGGAAAAGCTGCAAAGAGAATTGCAGCAGTGGCCCTGGTCACTACTTTATTTGTGattattttaaatatatcatcaacTTTTAACAAACAATCCTCGTCTCAAAGTTACGAACTTAAAGAAAATAGCTTGATTTATACTAAATTGAAGCAAGAACCCTATCATGGAGAAAAGCCTAAGGCAACGTTCGTCACATTAGCTAGAAATAAAGATCTTTCGTCATTATTAGATTCTATTAAATCTATGGAAGATCGATTTAATcacaaatttcaatatgatTGGGtatttttaaatgatgatgaattcaccgaagaatttattaatgCCACTAGTATAATAGTTAGTGGGACAGCCAAATATGGTAGAATTCCTAAAGAACATTGGTCCTTCCCTGAATGGATTGATCAAGATAAAGCAGCCGCGGTTcggaaaaaaatgaaagaagataaaattatttacGGTGATTCGATTTCTTATAGACATATGTGTAGGTTTGAGAGCGGATTTTTTTATAGGCATCCTTTGCTGAAAGAATATGATTGGTATTGGAGAGTCGAACCACAAGTTAAGTTCTTTTGTGACATTGATTACgatgttttcaaatttatgcaagataataacaaaaaatatgggTTTTCAATATCGATGAAAGAGTATATGCAAACAATACCGACTCTATGGGATACTACTAAAAAATTCTTAGCCAAGAATCCGGAATTCATTCATCCAAATAATATGTTAGATTTCATTAGTGACGATAATGgtgaatcatttaatagATGTCATTTTTGGTCTAATTTCGAGATAGCATCTCTTGATCTTTGGAGAAGTGAAGCgtattccaaatatttcaaagctTTAGATGAAGCAGGTGGATTCTTTTATGAAAGGTGGGGTGATGCGCCAATCCATAGTATGGCAGCAGCACTGTTCCTGGATAGAGATGAAATACATCATTTCGGTGAAATGGGTTATTATCATCCTCCATATACGGCCTGCCCAATTGAGTTAGATACCAGGGTGAAGAATAAATGTTACTGTAAACCAGAAAAGGACTTTACTTGGCAGGATTATTCTTGtactttgaaattttacaaCGTAAACAGATTAAAGAAACCACAAGGTTGGGCACAATTttctgaagatgaagaatga